The Vicia villosa cultivar HV-30 ecotype Madison, WI linkage group LG1, Vvil1.0, whole genome shotgun sequence genome includes a region encoding these proteins:
- the LOC131629038 gene encoding caffeoylshikimate esterase-like has protein sequence MAQQPESEILPNFWGDTPEDEYYTSQGVTNTKSHFQTPNGKIFTQSFLPLDGNIKATVYMTHGYGSDTGWLFQKICITFATWGYAVFTADLLGHGRSDGLRCYLGDMEKIASTSLSFFLHTRRSPPYNNLPAFLFGESMGGLATLLMYFQSEPDTWTGLIFSAPLFVIPEDMKPSKVHLFVYGLLFGLADTWAAMPDNKMVGKAIRDPNKLKIIASNPRRYTGPPRVGTMRELLRVTQYVQDNFSKVTAPFLTAHGTADGVTCPSSSKLLYEKASSKDKTLKLYEGMYHSLIQGEPDESANLVLGDMREWIDERVRKYGPSNNTR, from the coding sequence ATGGCACAACAACCGGAATCAGAGATTCTCCCCAATTTCTGGGGTGACACCCCCGAAGATGAGTACTACACCTCCCAAGGAGTCACCAACACCAAATCCCACTTCCAAACTCCCAACGGCAAAATCTTCACTCAGTCCTTCCTCCCCCTCGACGGCAACATCAAAGCCACCGTTTACATGACTCACGGCTACGGCTCCGACACCGGCTGGCTCTTCCAAAAAATCTGCATCACTTTCGCCACCTGGGGTTACGCCGTCTTCACCGCCGATCTCCTTGGTCACGGCCGCTCCGACGGTCTCCGTTGCTACCTCGGCGACATGGAAAAAATCGCATCCACGTCACTCTCCTTCTTCCTCCATACCCGTCGTAGTCCTCCCTACAACAACCTCCCAGCGTTTCTCTTCGGTGAGTCCATGGGTGGTTTAGCGACATTGCTGATGTACTTTCAATCAGAACCGGACACGTGGACGGGTTTGATATTCTCCGCGCCGCTTTTCGTGATTCCCGAGGATATGAAACCTAGTAAAGTTCATTTGTTTGTGTACGGTCTGTTATTTGGTTTGGCTGATACGTGGGCGGCTATGCCTGATAATAAAATGGTTGGAAAAGCGATTCGGGATCCGAATAAGCTGAAGATAATCGCTTCTAATCCGAGGAGGTATACGGGCCCACCTAGAGTGGGGACCATGAGGGAGCTTCTTAGGGTTACTCAGTATGTGCAGGATAATTTCTCTAAAGTAACGGCGCCGTTTCTGACTGCACATGGGACTGCTGATGGTGTCACGTGCCCTTCTTCTTCTAAGTTGTTGTATGAGAAGGCTTCGTCTAAGGATAAGACTTTGAAGCTTTATGAGGGGATGTATCATTCTTTGATTCAAGGGGAGCCTGATGAGTCTGCTAATCTTGTGTTGGGGGATATGAGGGAGTGGATTGATGAGAGGGTGAGAAAGTATGGGCCGAGTAACAATACTCggtaa